Proteins from one Trichoplusia ni isolate ovarian cell line Hi5 chromosome 9, tn1, whole genome shotgun sequence genomic window:
- the LOC113497737 gene encoding pancreatic triacylglycerol lipase-like produces the protein MRNMLKLVVLVCCAVAACQGFEIGTRNVIENSYYVYTRTNPQSPVSVLPTAASITAATTPIDSNWPTVILIHGQSGSVFTSLNPVVKDAILSLGEHNVIVVDWSQYASLGYATASTVVPQVAEHLVLFVEELIAATATLTPPITRNDIHIVGFDLGAHVAGHAGRLLTTQPPNIQQVARITGLDPSGNGWGLNSGRLGVTDARYVEVIHTDGSGIFANGIGVSLGNIDFFANGGSNQPGCFSNSCSHERAYELFAASMINPKLVGYPCTSTTQLNLNRCNGLPVRLGTNELYKFGSGMYRANTKRSFPF, from the exons ATGAGAAACATGCTGAAGCTTGTCGTGCTCGTGTGTTGCGCTGTTGCAG CATGCCAAGGATTTGAAATAGGAACAAGAAATGTTATAGAAAACAGCTACTATGTCTACACACG gactAATCCTCAGTCTCCCGTATCAGTACTACCCACAGCAGCATCTATTACTGCCGCCACCACCCCGATAGATTCCAATTGGCCTACAGTTATTTTAATCCACGGACAAAGTGGAAGCGTGTTCACTTCTCTGAACCCAGTTGTTAAAGATG CGATATTAAGTTTAGGAGAACATAACGTAATAGTGGTCGACTGGTCCCAATACGCCAGCCTCGGTTACGCAACAGCATCAACAGTTGTGCCTCAAGTGGCCGAACATTTGGTTCTCTTTGTGGAAGAACTCATTGCTGCTACGGCCACATTAACTCCACCCATTACTAGAAATGATATTCACATAGTTGGCTTTGATCTCGGTGCCCATGTTGCTGGTCATGCTGGCAGACTTTTAACTACACAGCCACCGAATATCCAACAGGTTGCTAGAATAACGG GATTAGATCCATCAGGAAATGGTTGGGGACTTAATTCCGGGCGTTTAGGAGTAACAGACGCTCGCTACGTCGAAGTTATTCATACAGATGGCAGTGGTATTTTTGCAAACGGAATTGGAGTCTCTCTTGGCAATATTGATTTCTTTGCCAATGGTGGAAGCAACCAACCAGGTTGCTTTTCTAATTCGTGCTCTCACGAACGTGCCTATGAGCTTTTTGCTGCGTCAATGATAAATCCTAAGCTAGTGGGATACCCATGCACCTCGACAACGCAATTGAATCTCAATAGATGCAATGGCCTGCCAGTCAGACTGGGCACTAACGAGCTGTACAAATTCGG GTCTGGAATGTATAGAGCAAACACCAAAAGAAGTTTTCCGTTTTGA
- the LOC113497738 gene encoding lipase member I-like: MIKITLILFVVAACKGFEVGTRNVVENSYFVYTRTNPQSPVSVLPTAASITAATTPINTVWPTVILIHGQSGSVFTSLNPVVKDALLSAGDHNVIVVDWSQYASLGYSTASRVVPQVAEHLVVFVEALIAATVDATPPITRNEIHIVGFDLGAHVAGHAGRLLTTQPPNVEQVARITGLDPSGSGWGLNSERLRVTDARYVEVIHTDGKGIFAYGIGVPLGNIDFFANGGNNQPGCFSHSCCHERSYELFAASMINPRLVGYPCSSTTQLNLNKCNGVPIRLGTNELIKFGSGMYRANTRRSFPF, from the exons ATGAtcaaaatcactttaattttgtttgtggtAGCTg CATGCAAAGGATTTGAAGTAGGAACAAGAAATGTTGtagaaaattcatattttgtcTATACACG gaCTAATCCTCAGTCTCCCGTGTCAGTACTACCTACAGCAGCATCTATTACTGCCGCCACCACCCCGATAAATACCGTATGGCCTACAGTTATTTTAATCCACGGACAAAGTGGTAGTGTGTTCACTTCTCTAAACCCAGTTGTTAAAGATG CATTGTTAAGTGCAGGAGACCATAACGTAATAGTGGTCGACTGGTCCCAATACGCCAGCCTCGGTTACTCAACAGCATCAAGAGTTGTGCCTCAAGTGGCTGAACATTTGGTCGTCTTTGTGGAAGCACTGATTGCGGCTACGGTCGACGCGACTCCGCCGATAACCAGAAATGAAATACACATAGTTGGTTTTGATCTCGGTGCCCATGTTGCTGGACATGCTGGCAGACTTTTAACTACACAGCCACCGAATGTTGAACAGGTGGCTAGAATAACCG GATTGGACCCATCTGGAAGCGGCTGGGGATTGAATTCTGAACGTTTAAGAGTAACGGATGCTCGCTACGTTGAGGTTATTCACACAGATGGAAAAGGTATCTTTGCCTATGGAATTGGAGTTCCTCTTGGCAACATTGATTTCTTTGCCAATGGTGGAAACAACCAACCAGGGTGCTTTTCTCACTCCTGCTGTCATGAACGTTCTTACGAGCTCTTTGCTGCATCTATGATAAACCCCAGACTTGTGGGATACCCGTGCTCTTCGACCACTCAGCTGAATCTCAACAAATGCAATGGCGTACCGATCAGACTGGGTACTAATGAGCTGATAAAATTCGG GTCCGGAATGTACAGAGCAAATACCAGAAGGAGCTTTCCGttctag